Proteins encoded in a region of the Burkholderia ubonensis subsp. mesacidophila genome:
- the typA gene encoding translational GTPase TypA → MTRALRNIAIIAHVDHGKTTLVDQLLRQSGTFRENQQVAERVMDSNDIEKERGITILAKNCAVEYEGTHINIVDTPGHADFGGEVERVLSMVDSVLLLVDAVEGPMPQTRFVTKKALALGLKPIVVINKVDRPGARIDWVINQTFDLFDKLGATEEQLDFPIVYASGLNGYASLDPATREGDMRPLFEAILEHVPVRPADPEAPLQLQITSLDYSTYVGRIGVGRITRGRIKPGQPVVMRFGPEGDVLNRKINQVLSFKGLERVQVESAEAGDIVLINGIEDVGIGATICAVDTPEALPMITVDEPTLTMNFLVNSSPLAGREGKFVTSRQIRDRLMKELNHNVALRVRDTGDETVFEVSGRGELHLTILVENMRREGYEMAVSRPRVVMQEVDGVKHEPYELLTVDLEDEHQGGVMEELGRRKGEMLDMASDGRGRTRLEYKISARGLIGFQSEFLTLTRGTGLMSHIFDSYAPVKDGSVGERRNGVLISQDDGAAVAYALWKLQDRGRMFVKPGDALYEGMIIGIHSRDNDLVVNPIKGKQLTNVRASGTDEAVRLVPPVQMSLEYAVEFIDDDELVEVTPQSIRLRKRFLKEHERRRASREGAVD, encoded by the coding sequence ATGACCCGCGCCCTTCGCAACATCGCCATCATCGCCCACGTCGACCACGGCAAGACGACGCTCGTCGACCAACTGCTTCGCCAGTCCGGCACCTTCCGCGAGAACCAGCAAGTCGCCGAGCGGGTGATGGACTCGAACGACATCGAAAAGGAGCGCGGGATCACGATTCTCGCGAAGAACTGCGCGGTCGAATACGAAGGCACGCACATCAACATCGTCGACACCCCGGGGCACGCGGACTTCGGCGGTGAAGTCGAGCGCGTGCTGTCGATGGTCGACTCGGTGCTGCTGCTCGTCGACGCGGTCGAAGGCCCGATGCCGCAGACGCGCTTCGTGACGAAGAAGGCGCTCGCGCTCGGCCTGAAGCCGATCGTCGTGATCAACAAGGTCGACCGCCCGGGTGCGCGCATCGACTGGGTCATCAACCAGACCTTCGACCTGTTCGACAAGCTCGGCGCGACCGAGGAGCAGCTCGACTTCCCGATCGTTTACGCGTCGGGCCTGAACGGTTATGCGTCGCTCGACCCGGCCACGCGCGAAGGCGACATGCGCCCGCTGTTCGAGGCGATTCTCGAGCACGTGCCGGTCCGTCCGGCTGACCCGGAAGCGCCGCTGCAACTGCAGATCACGTCGCTCGACTATTCGACGTACGTCGGCCGGATCGGCGTCGGCCGCATCACGCGCGGCCGCATCAAGCCGGGCCAGCCGGTCGTGATGCGCTTCGGCCCGGAAGGCGACGTGCTGAACCGCAAGATCAACCAGGTGCTGTCGTTCAAGGGCCTGGAGCGCGTGCAGGTCGAGTCGGCCGAAGCGGGCGACATCGTGCTGATCAACGGCATCGAGGACGTCGGCATCGGCGCCACGATCTGCGCGGTGGACACGCCGGAAGCGCTGCCGATGATCACCGTCGACGAGCCGACGCTGACGATGAACTTCCTCGTCAACTCGTCGCCGCTCGCGGGCCGTGAGGGCAAGTTCGTGACGAGCCGCCAGATCCGCGACCGCCTGATGAAGGAACTGAACCACAACGTCGCGCTGCGCGTGCGCGATACCGGCGACGAGACGGTGTTCGAAGTGTCGGGCCGCGGCGAACTGCACCTGACGATCCTGGTCGAGAACATGCGCCGCGAAGGCTACGAGATGGCGGTGTCGCGTCCGCGCGTCGTGATGCAGGAAGTTGACGGCGTGAAGCACGAGCCGTACGAACTGCTGACGGTCGACCTCGAGGACGAGCACCAGGGCGGCGTGATGGAAGAGCTGGGCCGCCGCAAGGGCGAAATGCTCGACATGGCGTCGGACGGCCGCGGCCGCACGCGTCTGGAATACAAGATCTCGGCGCGCGGCCTGATCGGCTTCCAGAGCGAATTCCTGACGCTCACGCGCGGCACGGGCCTGATGAGCCACATCTTCGACTCGTACGCACCGGTCAAGGACGGCTCGGTCGGCGAGCGCCGCAACGGCGTGCTGATCTCGCAGGACGACGGCGCAGCCGTGGCATACGCACTGTGGAAGCTGCAGGATCGCGGCCGCATGTTCGTGAAGCCGGGCGACGCGCTCTATGAGGGCATGATCATCGGCATCCACAGCCGCGACAACGACCTCGTCGTGAACCCGATCAAGGGCAAGCAGCTGACCAACGTGCGCGCGTCGGGCACCGACGAAGCCGTGCGTCTCGTGCCGCCGGTCCAGATGTCGCTGGAATACGCGGTCGAGTTCATCGACGACGACGAACTCGTCGAAGTGACGCCGCAGTCGATCCGCCTGCGCAAGCGCTTCCTGAAGGAGCACGAGCGTCGTCGCGCGAGCCGCGAAGGCGCGGTCGACTAA
- the odhB gene encoding 2-oxoglutarate dehydrogenase complex dihydrolipoyllysine-residue succinyltransferase produces the protein MAIVEVKVPQLSESVSEATMLQWKKKPGEAVAQDEILIELETDKVVLEVPAPAAGVLAQVLQNDGDTVVADQLIATIDTEAKAGAAEAAAGATEVKPAAAPAAAAPAAQPAAATASSTAAASPAASKLLAEKGLSAGDVAGSGRDGRVTKGDALAAGSAPKAAPAAAPAKTAAAKPSLPDVKVPASAATWLNDRPEQRVPMSRLRARIAERLLESQQTNAILTTFNEVNMAPVMELRNKYKDKFEKEHGVKLGFMSFFVKAAVHALKKFPLVNASIDGNDIVYHGYFDIGIAVGSPRGLVVPILRNADQLSLAEIEKKIAEFGQKAKDGKLSIEEMTGGTFSISNGGVFGSMLSTPIINPPQSAILGVHATKERPVVENGQIVIRPINYLALSYDHRIIDGREAVLSLVAMKDALEDPARLLLDL, from the coding sequence ATGGCTATCGTAGAAGTCAAAGTCCCCCAGCTGTCGGAGTCGGTGTCGGAAGCCACCATGCTGCAGTGGAAGAAGAAGCCCGGCGAAGCTGTCGCGCAGGACGAAATCCTGATCGAACTCGAGACCGACAAGGTCGTGCTCGAAGTGCCGGCGCCGGCCGCCGGCGTGCTCGCGCAAGTGCTGCAGAACGACGGTGACACGGTGGTCGCCGACCAGCTGATCGCGACCATCGACACCGAAGCAAAGGCCGGCGCGGCCGAAGCAGCGGCAGGCGCTACCGAAGTCAAGCCGGCAGCCGCTCCCGCTGCTGCCGCACCGGCCGCACAGCCGGCCGCCGCAACGGCGTCGAGCACGGCGGCTGCATCGCCGGCGGCGTCGAAGCTGCTGGCCGAGAAGGGCCTGTCCGCAGGCGACGTCGCAGGCTCGGGCCGCGACGGCCGCGTCACGAAGGGCGACGCGCTGGCAGCAGGCAGCGCACCGAAGGCTGCTCCGGCTGCCGCACCGGCGAAGACCGCCGCTGCGAAGCCGTCGCTGCCGGACGTGAAGGTGCCGGCGTCGGCAGCGACGTGGCTGAACGACCGTCCGGAGCAGCGCGTGCCGATGTCGCGCCTGCGTGCGCGTATCGCCGAGCGCCTGCTCGAGTCGCAGCAGACCAACGCGATCCTGACGACGTTCAACGAAGTGAACATGGCTCCGGTCATGGAGCTGCGCAACAAGTACAAGGACAAGTTCGAGAAGGAACACGGCGTAAAGCTCGGCTTCATGTCGTTCTTCGTGAAGGCCGCCGTGCACGCGCTGAAGAAGTTCCCGCTCGTGAACGCGTCGATCGACGGTAACGACATCGTCTACCACGGCTACTTCGACATCGGTATCGCCGTCGGCTCGCCGCGCGGCCTCGTGGTGCCGATCCTGCGCAATGCGGACCAGCTGAGCCTCGCCGAGATCGAGAAGAAGATCGCCGAATTCGGCCAGAAGGCGAAGGACGGCAAGCTGTCGATCGAGGAAATGACGGGCGGTACGTTCTCGATCTCGAACGGCGGCGTGTTCGGCTCGATGCTGTCGACCCCGATCATCAACCCGCCGCAGTCGGCAATCCTCGGCGTGCACGCAACGAAGGAGCGCCCGGTCGTCGAGAACGGCCAGATCGTGATCCGTCCGATCAACTACCTGGCGCTGTCGTACGACCACCGGATCATCGACGGCCGCGAAGCGGTGCTGTCGCTCGTCGCGATGAAGGATGCGCTCGAGGATCCGGCACGTCTGCTGCTCGACCTGTAA
- a CDS encoding MarR family winged helix-turn-helix transcriptional regulator: protein MSDPSSSQPQSVSLSTYQVNDSVGYLMSRVKSLMTNLVTQRTQGELGITGTQASMLFMIAVGKCSTAAELAREYGIDASAVTRLLDRVEKRGLLSRVRSIEDRRVVRLELTDEGRALAERLPAIFRSVLDQLLDGFTPEEVGFLKSMLRRILGNACETTGGSTPQ, encoded by the coding sequence ATGTCGGATCCCTCCTCTTCCCAACCGCAGTCCGTATCGCTTTCCACCTATCAGGTGAACGATAGCGTCGGCTATCTGATGTCGCGCGTGAAATCGCTAATGACCAACCTCGTCACGCAGCGCACGCAAGGAGAACTCGGCATCACGGGCACGCAGGCCAGCATGCTGTTCATGATCGCGGTCGGCAAATGCTCGACGGCCGCCGAGCTCGCCCGCGAATACGGGATCGACGCAAGCGCGGTGACGCGCCTGCTCGACCGCGTCGAGAAGCGGGGTCTGCTGTCGCGCGTGCGCAGCATCGAGGACCGGCGCGTCGTGCGGCTCGAACTGACCGACGAAGGGCGCGCGCTCGCCGAACGGCTGCCGGCCATCTTCCGCAGTGTGCTCGACCAGCTGCTGGACGGCTTCACGCCGGAGGAAGTCGGCTTCCTGAAAAGCATGCTGCGCCGCATTCTCGGCAATGCGTGCGAGACGACCGGCGGCAGCACCCCGCAATAA
- a CDS encoding HlyD family secretion protein: protein MSDPQLNAASAQAQNNGKRKRMMTLLVAVIVIAAVAYGLYYFLVARFHESTDDAYVNGNVVQITPQVTGTVIAVKADDTQTVKAGDSLVVLDPADSQVALQQAEANLAQTVRQVRGLFVNDDQYRAQVALRQSDLSRAEDDLRRRLAVAQTGAVSQEEISHARDAVKGAQASLDTAQQQLASNRALTANTTIASHPNVLAAAAKVRDAYLANARNTLPAPVTGYVAKRSVQVGQRVSPGTPLMSVVPLNAVWVDANFKEVQLNHMRIGQPVELTADIYGSSVVYHGKVIGFSAGTGSAFSLLPAQNATGNWIKVVQRLPVRIELDPKDLEKHPLRIGLSMQVDVNIKDESGNQLGNVQNTVYQTDVFAKYGDEANAEIARIVAENAGGNASAPAPAAAKQGSIAKMM, encoded by the coding sequence ATGAGCGACCCTCAACTGAACGCCGCCAGCGCCCAGGCGCAGAATAACGGCAAGCGCAAGCGGATGATGACGCTGCTCGTCGCGGTCATCGTGATCGCGGCCGTTGCCTACGGGCTGTACTACTTCCTCGTCGCGCGCTTCCACGAGTCGACCGACGACGCCTACGTGAACGGCAACGTCGTGCAGATCACGCCGCAGGTCACGGGCACCGTGATCGCGGTGAAGGCCGACGATACGCAGACCGTCAAGGCCGGCGATTCGCTCGTGGTGCTCGATCCGGCCGATTCGCAGGTCGCGCTGCAGCAGGCCGAGGCGAACCTCGCGCAGACGGTGCGCCAGGTGCGCGGCCTGTTCGTCAACGACGACCAGTACCGTGCGCAGGTTGCGCTGCGCCAGTCGGACCTGTCGCGCGCCGAAGACGACCTGCGCCGCCGCCTCGCGGTCGCGCAGACCGGCGCCGTGTCGCAGGAAGAAATCTCGCACGCGCGTGACGCGGTAAAGGGCGCGCAGGCGTCGCTCGACACCGCGCAGCAGCAGCTCGCGTCAAACCGTGCGCTGACCGCGAACACGACGATCGCATCGCACCCGAACGTGCTCGCCGCGGCCGCGAAAGTCCGCGACGCGTATCTCGCCAACGCGCGCAACACGCTGCCCGCGCCTGTCACCGGCTACGTCGCGAAGCGCTCGGTGCAGGTCGGCCAGCGCGTGTCGCCGGGTACGCCGCTGATGTCGGTCGTGCCGCTGAACGCGGTGTGGGTCGACGCGAACTTCAAGGAAGTCCAGCTCAACCACATGCGCATCGGCCAGCCGGTCGAGCTGACCGCCGACATCTACGGCTCGTCGGTCGTCTATCACGGCAAGGTCATCGGCTTCTCGGCCGGCACCGGCTCCGCGTTCTCGCTGCTGCCCGCGCAGAACGCGACCGGCAACTGGATCAAGGTCGTGCAGCGCCTGCCGGTGCGGATCGAACTCGATCCGAAGGATCTCGAAAAGCATCCGCTGCGCATCGGCCTGTCGATGCAGGTCGACGTCAACATCAAGGACGAAAGCGGCAACCAGCTCGGCAACGTGCAGAACACGGTCTACCAGACCGACGTGTTCGCGAAGTACGGCGACGAAGCCAACGCCGAAATCGCGCGCATCGTCGCGGAGAACGCGGGCGGCAACGCGTCGGCTCCGGCGCCGGCCGCGGCGAAGCAAGGCAGCATCGCGAAGATGATGTAA
- a CDS encoding 2-oxoglutarate dehydrogenase E1 component, which produces MSDVMKQFQLNSYLFGGNASYVEELYDAYLNNPASVPENWREYFDALQNVPATDGSNANDVAHFPIVESFAERAKANAFIPRESGTNLAAARKQVHVQSLISAYRFLGSQWANLDPLKRRERPAIPELEPAFYDFSEGDLDQTYSASNLYFGFDQASLRDIVKGLRDTYCGTIGAEYMYISDPEQKRWWQERLESTRATPNFSADEKKHILNRLTAAEGLERYLHTKYVGQKRFSLEGGESFIAAMDEVVQHAGKRGVQEIIIGMAHRGRLNVLVNTLGKMPADLFAEFEGKHVDDLPAGDVKYHKGFSSDVSTEGGPVHLSLAFNPSHLEIVNPVVEGSAKARMDRRGDEDGLQVLPVQIHGDAAFAGQGVVMETLNLAQTRGYGTHGTLHIVINNQIGFTTSDPRDARSTLYCTDVVKMIEAPVLHVNGDDPEAVILATQIAIDYRMQFHKDVVIDIVCFRKLGHNEQDTPAVTQPLMYKKIAQHPGTRALYAEKLVQQGVITAEDADNYVKAYRKAMDDGHHTIDPVLSNYKSKYAVDWVPFLNRKWTDAADTAVPLAELKRLGERITTVPENFKVHPLVERVINDRRNMARGDQPLDWGMGEHLAFASLVASGYSVRLTGQDSGRGTFTHRHAVLHDQNRERWNDGTYVPLQNIADNQAKFTVIDSVLSEEAVLGFEYGYSTAEPNTLVLWEAQFGDFVNGAQVVIDQFISSGEVKWGRVSGLTMLLPHGYEGQGPEHSSTRIERFLQLCADHNMQVVQPTTPAQIFHLLRRQMIRLFRKPLIVATPKSLLRHKEAVSDLSELAKGSFQPVLGETDGGIDAKKVKRVLACSGRVYYDLVAHRREAKANDVAIIRIEQLYPFAHKQFETEMKKYENATEVVWVQDEPQNQGPWFYVEHHLKEGMKEGQKLAYSGRPASASPAVGYYAKHYEQQKALIEGAFGRLKSASIAK; this is translated from the coding sequence ATGTCAGATGTAATGAAGCAGTTTCAGCTGAACTCCTATCTGTTCGGCGGCAATGCTTCGTACGTTGAAGAACTGTACGATGCATACCTCAACAATCCGGCGTCGGTGCCGGAGAACTGGCGAGAGTATTTCGACGCGCTGCAGAATGTGCCTGCAACGGACGGTTCGAATGCCAATGACGTCGCGCATTTCCCGATCGTCGAATCGTTTGCCGAGCGTGCGAAGGCCAATGCCTTCATCCCGCGCGAAAGCGGCACCAATCTGGCTGCGGCGCGCAAGCAGGTTCACGTCCAATCCCTCATCAGCGCATATCGCTTCCTTGGTTCGCAATGGGCCAATCTGGATCCCCTGAAGCGTCGCGAACGTCCCGCCATTCCCGAACTCGAACCCGCGTTCTACGACTTCTCCGAAGGTGACCTGGACCAGACGTACAGCGCGAGCAACCTGTATTTCGGTTTCGATCAGGCTTCGCTGCGCGACATCGTCAAGGGTCTGCGCGACACGTACTGCGGCACGATCGGCGCCGAGTACATGTACATCAGCGATCCGGAGCAGAAGCGCTGGTGGCAGGAGCGCCTGGAGTCGACCCGCGCGACGCCGAACTTCTCGGCAGACGAGAAGAAGCACATCCTGAATCGCCTGACGGCCGCAGAAGGCCTCGAGCGTTACCTGCATACCAAGTACGTCGGCCAGAAGCGCTTCTCGCTCGAAGGCGGCGAAAGCTTCATCGCGGCGATGGACGAAGTCGTCCAGCACGCGGGCAAGCGCGGCGTGCAGGAAATCATCATCGGCATGGCCCACCGCGGCCGCCTGAACGTGCTCGTCAACACGCTCGGCAAGATGCCGGCCGACCTGTTCGCCGAATTCGAAGGCAAGCACGTCGACGATCTGCCGGCCGGCGACGTGAAGTACCACAAGGGCTTCTCGTCGGACGTGTCGACGGAAGGCGGCCCGGTGCACCTGTCGCTCGCGTTCAACCCGTCGCACCTCGAAATCGTGAACCCGGTGGTCGAAGGTTCGGCGAAGGCGCGGATGGACCGTCGCGGCGACGAAGACGGCCTGCAGGTGCTGCCGGTGCAGATTCACGGCGACGCGGCCTTCGCCGGCCAGGGCGTCGTGATGGAAACGCTGAACCTCGCGCAGACGCGCGGCTACGGCACGCACGGCACGCTGCACATCGTCATCAACAACCAGATCGGCTTCACGACGTCCGACCCGCGCGATGCGCGTTCGACGCTGTACTGTACCGATGTGGTCAAGATGATCGAAGCACCGGTGCTGCACGTGAACGGCGACGATCCGGAAGCCGTGATCCTCGCGACGCAGATCGCGATCGATTACCGGATGCAGTTCCACAAGGATGTCGTGATCGACATCGTCTGCTTCCGCAAGCTGGGTCACAACGAGCAGGACACGCCGGCTGTCACGCAGCCGCTGATGTACAAGAAGATCGCGCAGCACCCGGGCACCCGTGCGCTGTACGCCGAGAAGCTCGTGCAGCAGGGCGTGATCACCGCGGAAGACGCCGACAACTACGTGAAGGCGTACCGCAAGGCGATGGACGACGGTCACCACACGATTGATCCGGTCCTGTCGAACTACAAGAGCAAGTACGCGGTTGACTGGGTGCCGTTCCTGAATCGCAAGTGGACGGACGCAGCTGATACGGCCGTGCCGCTCGCCGAACTGAAGCGCCTCGGCGAACGCATCACGACGGTCCCGGAAAACTTCAAGGTCCACCCGCTCGTCGAGCGTGTGATCAACGACCGCCGCAACATGGCGCGCGGTGACCAGCCGCTCGACTGGGGCATGGGCGAACACCTCGCGTTCGCGTCGCTGGTCGCATCGGGCTACTCGGTGCGCTTGACGGGCCAGGACTCGGGCCGCGGCACGTTCACGCACCGTCACGCGGTGCTGCACGACCAGAACCGCGAGCGCTGGAATGACGGCACGTACGTGCCGCTGCAGAACATCGCCGACAACCAGGCGAAGTTCACGGTGATCGACTCGGTGCTGTCGGAAGAAGCCGTGCTGGGCTTCGAATACGGTTACTCGACCGCCGAGCCGAACACACTCGTGCTGTGGGAAGCGCAGTTCGGCGACTTCGTCAACGGCGCGCAGGTCGTGATCGACCAGTTCATCTCGTCGGGCGAAGTGAAGTGGGGCCGCGTGTCGGGTCTCACGATGCTGCTGCCGCACGGCTATGAAGGCCAGGGCCCGGAACACTCGTCGACCCGTATCGAGCGTTTCCTGCAACTGTGCGCGGATCACAACATGCAGGTCGTCCAGCCGACGACGCCGGCGCAGATCTTCCATCTGCTGCGCCGCCAGATGATCCGCCTGTTCCGCAAGCCGCTGATCGTCGCGACGCCGAAGTCGCTGCTGCGTCACAAGGAAGCGGTGTCGGACCTGTCGGAACTGGCGAAGGGCTCGTTCCAGCCGGTGCTGGGCGAAACCGACGGCGGCATCGACGCGAAGAAGGTCAAGCGCGTGCTGGCATGCTCGGGCCGCGTGTATTACGACCTCGTCGCACATCGCCGCGAAGCGAAGGCGAACGACGTTGCGATCATTCGTATCGAGCAACTGTATCCGTTCGCGCACAAGCAGTTCGAAACCGAAATGAAGAAGTACGAGAACGCGACCGAAGTGGTCTGGGTGCAGGACGAGCCGCAAAACCAGGGCCCGTGGTTCTACGTCGAACACCACCTGAAGGAAGGCATGAAGGAAGGGCAGAAGCTGGCATACAGCGGCCGTCCGGCTTCGGCCTCGCCGGCGGTCGGCTACTACGCGAAGCACTACGAGCAGCAGAAGGCCCTCATCGAAGGTGCTTTCGGCCGCTTGAAGAGCGCATCGATCGCGAAATAA
- the lpdA gene encoding dihydrolipoyl dehydrogenase: MSKEFDVVVIGAGPGGYIAAIRAAQLGKTVACIEKWKNPAGALKLGGTCLNVGCIPSKALLASSEEFENASHHLADHGISVDGVKIDVAKMIGRKDAIVEKMTSGIEFLFKKNKITWLKGHGKFTGKTDAGVQIEVSGEGETEVVTAKNVIIATGSKARHLPGIPVDNKIVSDNEGALTFDAVPKKLAVIGAGVIGLELGSVWRRLGAEVTVLEALPAFLGAADEALAKEAAKLFKKQGLDIHLGVKIGEVKTTANGVSIAYTDKDGNAQTLDADRLIVSVGRVPNTDNLGLEAIGLKANERGFIDVDDHCRTAVPNVYAIGDVVRGPMLAHKAEDEGVLVAEVIDGQKPHIDYNCIPWVIYTYPEIAWVGKTEQQLKAEGREIKSGKFPFSINGRALGMNAPDGFVKMIADAKTDELLGVHVIAANASDLIAEAVVAMEFKAASEDIARICHPHPSMSEVMREAALAVDKRSLNS; encoded by the coding sequence ATGTCCAAGGAATTTGACGTCGTCGTGATCGGCGCCGGCCCCGGCGGCTACATCGCCGCGATCCGCGCCGCTCAACTGGGCAAGACCGTTGCCTGTATCGAAAAGTGGAAGAACCCGGCCGGCGCGCTGAAGCTCGGCGGCACCTGCCTGAACGTCGGCTGCATCCCGTCGAAGGCGCTGCTCGCGTCGTCGGAAGAGTTCGAGAACGCGTCGCACCACCTCGCCGACCACGGCATCAGCGTCGACGGCGTGAAGATCGACGTCGCGAAGATGATCGGCCGCAAGGACGCGATCGTCGAGAAGATGACGTCCGGTATCGAGTTCCTGTTCAAGAAGAACAAGATCACGTGGCTGAAGGGCCACGGCAAGTTCACGGGCAAGACCGACGCCGGCGTGCAGATCGAAGTGAGCGGCGAGGGTGAAACCGAAGTCGTCACCGCGAAGAACGTGATCATCGCGACGGGCTCGAAGGCGCGTCACCTGCCGGGCATCCCGGTCGACAACAAGATCGTCTCCGACAACGAAGGCGCGCTGACGTTCGACGCGGTGCCGAAGAAGCTCGCCGTGATCGGCGCGGGCGTGATCGGCCTCGAGCTCGGCTCGGTGTGGCGCCGCCTGGGCGCCGAAGTGACGGTGCTCGAAGCGCTGCCGGCGTTCCTCGGCGCGGCCGACGAAGCGCTCGCGAAGGAAGCGGCGAAGCTGTTCAAGAAGCAGGGCCTCGACATTCACCTCGGCGTGAAGATCGGCGAAGTGAAGACGACCGCGAACGGCGTGTCGATCGCTTACACGGACAAGGACGGCAACGCGCAGACGCTCGACGCCGACCGCCTGATCGTGTCGGTCGGCCGCGTGCCGAACACCGACAACCTCGGCCTCGAGGCGATCGGCCTGAAGGCGAACGAGCGCGGCTTCATCGACGTCGACGACCACTGCCGCACGGCGGTGCCGAACGTCTATGCGATCGGCGACGTGGTGCGCGGCCCGATGCTCGCGCACAAGGCGGAAGACGAAGGCGTGCTGGTCGCGGAAGTGATCGACGGCCAGAAGCCGCACATCGACTACAACTGCATTCCGTGGGTGATCTACACGTACCCGGAAATCGCGTGGGTCGGCAAGACGGAGCAGCAGCTGAAGGCGGAAGGCCGCGAGATCAAGAGCGGCAAGTTCCCGTTCTCGATCAACGGCCGCGCGCTCGGCATGAACGCGCCGGACGGCTTCGTGAAGATGATCGCGGACGCGAAGACCGACGAACTGCTCGGCGTGCACGTGATCGCGGCGAACGCGTCGGACCTGATCGCGGAGGCGGTGGTGGCGATGGAGTTCAAGGCGGCGTCGGAAGACATCGCCCGCATCTGCCATCCGCACCCGTCGATGTCGGAAGTGATGCGCGAAGCGGCGCTCGCCGTCGACAAGCGCTCGCTGAACAGCTAA
- a CDS encoding efflux transporter outer membrane subunit, which translates to MKSSPLSVRAGSYRSAIAAAVAALALAGCANYFGIKSDKQIAPASQFETAQSLPAQGGKWPSLDWATQFGDAQLPKLIDEALADNPSIAQAQARIAKASSYIESSRSTLLPKVDGSYSWTRQLYSGNALFPPPLGGQWVSENNVLASASWDLDLWGKNRERLHTAVSQEKAAEADMQQARITLASSIARTYNSLAQLYALRDIAQREIVNRQTVGKITDGRVTAGLDTNVERQTARGNIATTQASLSDLDGQITIVRYQLAALLGKGPDRGLQIAAPVLNPGGAVVLPDNLPADLVSRRPDIVAARWQVEAAMHDVKEAKAEFYPDVNLAAGFGFDAFGWGKFLNFASRQAQFSPAVHLPIFDGGALRAQLKGRYADFDLSVANYNQTLIGALNDVATQVASIRAVDRQMDDAQRALDASTKAYDLAVIRYKAGLSPQLQVLNADSNRLASEQTVINLKMRRRDMQLALIKALGGGFDATGTRLAAPDAEQRTAQAKAAQQAAN; encoded by the coding sequence ATGAAATCCTCTCCGCTGTCCGTGCGTGCCGGATCGTACCGGTCCGCCATCGCCGCCGCGGTCGCCGCGCTGGCGCTGGCGGGCTGTGCGAACTATTTCGGCATCAAGAGCGACAAGCAGATCGCCCCGGCGTCGCAATTCGAAACCGCGCAGAGCCTGCCCGCCCAGGGCGGCAAGTGGCCGTCGCTCGACTGGGCCACCCAGTTCGGCGACGCGCAGCTACCGAAGCTGATCGACGAAGCGCTCGCCGACAACCCGTCGATCGCGCAGGCGCAGGCGCGGATCGCCAAGGCATCGTCGTACATCGAGTCGTCGCGCTCGACGCTGCTGCCGAAGGTCGACGGCAGCTATTCGTGGACCCGCCAGCTGTATTCGGGCAACGCGCTCTTCCCGCCGCCGCTGGGTGGCCAGTGGGTCAGCGAGAACAACGTGCTCGCGAGCGCGTCGTGGGACCTCGACCTGTGGGGCAAGAACCGCGAGCGCCTGCATACCGCCGTGTCGCAGGAAAAGGCCGCCGAGGCGGACATGCAGCAGGCGCGCATCACGCTCGCGTCGTCGATCGCCCGCACCTACAACTCGCTCGCGCAGCTCTATGCGCTGCGCGACATCGCGCAGCGCGAGATCGTCAACCGCCAGACGGTCGGCAAGATCACCGACGGCCGCGTGACGGCCGGCCTCGACACCAACGTCGAACGGCAGACCGCGCGCGGCAACATCGCGACGACCCAGGCATCGCTGTCCGACCTCGACGGCCAGATCACGATCGTGCGCTACCAGCTTGCCGCCCTGCTCGGCAAGGGGCCGGACCGCGGCCTGCAGATCGCCGCGCCCGTCCTGAATCCGGGCGGCGCCGTCGTGCTGCCCGACAACCTGCCCGCCGACCTCGTGTCGCGCCGCCCCGACATCGTCGCCGCGCGCTGGCAGGTCGAAGCCGCGATGCACGACGTGAAGGAAGCGAAAGCCGAGTTCTACCCTGACGTGAACCTCGCGGCCGGCTTCGGCTTCGATGCGTTCGGCTGGGGCAAATTCCTGAACTTCGCGAGCCGCCAGGCGCAGTTCAGCCCGGCAGTCCACTTGCCGATCTTCGACGGCGGCGCATTGCGCGCGCAGCTCAAGGGCCGCTATGCGGACTTCGACCTGTCGGTCGCGAACTACAACCAGACGCTGATCGGCGCGCTGAACGACGTCGCGACGCAGGTCGCGTCGATCCGCGCGGTCGACCGGCAGATGGACGACGCGCAGCGCGCGCTCGACGCGTCGACGAAGGCATACGACCTCGCGGTGATCCGCTACAAGGCCGGCCTGTCGCCGCAGCTGCAGGTGCTGAACGCGGACAGCAACCGCCTCGCGTCGGAGCAGACCGTGATCAACCTGAAGATGCGGCGGCGCGACATGCAGCTCGCGCTGATCAAGGCGCTCGGCGGCGGCTTCGACGCCACCGGCACCCGCCTCGCCGCACCCGATGCCGAACAGCGGACCGCGCAGGCCAAGGCCGCGCAACAGGCCGCGAACTGA